Proteins encoded together in one Camelina sativa cultivar DH55 chromosome 9, Cs, whole genome shotgun sequence window:
- the LOC104712745 gene encoding uncharacterized protein LOC104712745, translating into MSSMTENEKEEIDPQQEIEETTPLLEESQTYGGLISKTAAGKVPEVEIHLYKSGKGPIDVFKSNLGGYEQDQLEVRSILEKYGLKSIFAFNVEKGRAVPIRFHPRNGRSVLPYRDGAVIYIDGEPQDSLIKPITRIIIGVVIVTLLITFLLKDPPAWIKNNISIGTFPPWVLACIVIVFTRARKRTRDFLRKYGW; encoded by the exons ATGTCATCGATGACGGAGAacgagaaggaggagatagatCCACAGCAAGAGATTGAAGAGACTACACCGTTGCTAGAAGAGTCTCAAACGTACGGTGGATTGATATCGAAGACCGCGGCGGGGAAGGTGCCGGAAGTTGAGATCCATCTGTATAAGAGTGGAAAAGGTCCGATCGATGTGTTCAAGTCAAATCTCGGCGGTTATGAGCAGGATCAGCTCGAGGTTCGATCTATTCTTGAGAAGTATGGACTCAAATCCATCTTCGCTTTCAACGTTGAGAAAGGTCGTGCTGTTCCGATCCGATTTCACCCTAGGAATGGCCGGTCTGTGTTGCCTTACAGGGATGGTGCCGTTATTTACATCGACGGTGAACCTCAG gaTTCCCTGATCAAACCCATCACAAGAATCATTATTGGAGTCGTGATTGTTACGctcttaataacatttttattgaaAGACCCTCCAGCGTGGATCAAGAACAACATCTCCATTGGTACTTTTCCTCCGTGGGTGCTCGCTTGCATAGTAATAGTATTCACTCGAGCTAGGAAGAGAACCAGAGATTTTTTAAGGAAGTATGGCTGGTGA